The Porites lutea chromosome 11, jaPorLute2.1, whole genome shotgun sequence genome includes a region encoding these proteins:
- the LOC140952199 gene encoding glutathione hydrolase 1 proenzyme-like, whose product MDVRIVAGVVVGLLVLGGVGGVLGWYFTRGKDDSLGGPYKRQAVATDNKQCSEIGNKILNSNGSAVDAAVAAMFCLGVINMHSSGVGGGGVMLVYNRTLKKATVIDFRETAPAATTSHMFPPTKTGEDMSKHGGLAIAVPGEVRGQYQAWKEHGRLSWEDLVQPAIDLARNGFPISHALADALNEDMVEKIKKDKGLRELLLDKNGKPYKKGTTIKNEKYAMTLETIRDEPESFYNGPLAKMISQDIRIRIPDKERKGQVTEQDLRDYQTKIREPLESELEGMKMLLTPPPTSGAVLGLILNILKGYNMTSSARDGTKTSVLTYHRIIEAFKFGFAWRSRLGDPGFNKNKNMDKIAREMLKQELGDKLRKLIQDDRTHDNVSYYARFFSDADYGTTQLAVLAKNGDAVSVTSTINYRFGCLYRSNVTGIIYNNEMADFDIPGTKPIDGVYPSEVNFPAPYKRPFSSMSPAILTNGSGDVQLIIGASGGKRIPTAVSLVLMNKLWFDESLSDAVDDPRLHEELVPSMDVEIEKKEKYRLNGNIVKGLEKLGHNVIVGNDAAFAVVQAVYRKPGKGIYAKSDPRKYGVPAGASSATSCWATFVVLSNFLAIFWQLKTYSAF is encoded by the exons ATGGATGTCCG aATAGTGGCAGGGGTAGTTGTGGGGCTGCTGGTCTTGGGGGGAGTGGGTGGAGTTCTTGGTTGGTATTTTACAAGAGGAAAAGATGATTCATTAGGAGGACCCTATAAAAGACAAGCAGTTGCTACAGACAATAAACAGTGTTCCGAAATTGGCAATAAAATCCTGAACTCAAACGGTTCAGCCGTAGATGCAGCCGTTGCCGCTATGTTTTGTCTGGGAGTTATAAACATGCACTCTTCTGGAGTTGGTGGCGGTGGAGTGATGCTGGTTTATAATCGAACGCTCAAGAAAGCCACAGTCATCGACTTTAGGGAAACTGCTCCAGCGGCAACAACATCTCATATGTTTCCACCGACCAAAACTGGGGAAGACATGTCTAAACATG GTGGTCTTGCTATCGCTGTTCCTGGCGAGGTACGCGGTCAATACCAAGCTTGGAAGGAACACGGCAGGTTAAGTTGGGAAGATCTGGTCCAACCTGCCATTGATTTAGCCAGAAACGGATTCCCAATAAGCCACGCCTTGGCCGATGCTTTGAATGAGGACATggttgagaaaataaaaaaggataaGGGGTTAAG AGAACTCCTCCTGGATAAAAATGGAAAACCTTATAAAAAGGGGACTACAATCAAAAACGAAAAGTACGCTATGACATTGGAAACAATTCGAGACGAACCCGAATCTTTCTATAATGGGCCGCTGGCCAAGATGATCTCCCAAGACATAAGAATACGTATTCCTGATAAGGAAAGAAAGGGACAAGTCACTGAACAAGATCTGAGGGACTACCAGACAAAAATCAGGGAACCACTAGAAAGTGAACTGGAGGGGATGAAAATGCTCCTTACTCCTCCCCCTACAAGTGGCGCTGTACTGGGTCTTATCTTAAACATACTGAAAG GTTACAATATGACTTCATCAGCTCGTGATGGTACAAAAACCTCTGTGTTGACATATCACCGAATCATTGAAGCTTTTAAGTTTGGGTTTGCTTGGCGTAGTAGACTTGGAGATCCAGGgtttaataaaaataagaatatgGACAAA ATTGCGCGAGAGATGTTAAAACAAGAGCTGGGTGACAAGTTACGTAAACTGATACAAGATGATCGAACACACGACAACGTTTCTTACTACGCGCGCTTCTTTTCTGATGCTGATTATGGCACCACACAGCTGGCTGTTTTGGCAAAAAACGGTGACGCAGTTTCTGTGACATCCACTATAAATTACAG ATTTGGATGCCTATATCGATCGAACGTAACCGGAATTATCTACAATAACGAGATGGCAGATTTTGACATTCCCGGCACCAAACCAATCGATGGTGTTTATCCGTCTGAGGTTAATTTTCCAGCGCCATACAAGCGGCCGTTCTCGTCAATGTCTCCTGCCATTTTGACGAACGGTAGTGGTGACGTACAGCTTATTATTGGTGCGTCTGGCGGCAAAAGGATCCCCACAGCTGTCTCACTG GTGCTGATGAACAAGCTTTGGTTCGACGAGTCCTTGTCAGATGCGGTTGATGATCCTCGACTTCACGAAGAACTTGTGCCAAGTATGGATGTAGAAATTGAGAAGAAGGAAAAGTATCGTCTTAATGGGAATATAGTTAAAGGTTTAGAAAAACTCGGACACAATGTAATAGTGGGAAATGACGCTGCTTTTGCTGTGGTACAAGCCGTATATCGGAAACCTGGAAAAGGCATATACGCTAAGTCCGACCCGAGAAAATATGGGGTTCCTGCGGGAGCATCCTCAGCCACAAGTTGCTGGGCAACGTTTGTtgttttgagcaactttttggcgATTTTCTGGCAACTGAAAACATATTCCGCTTTTTAG
- the LOC140952691 gene encoding glutathione hydrolase 1 proenzyme-like, with product MVSRKKLICILVVVGFVVCIVVALSVFLGLYFTQEKKEEKRSSLGGPYSIQAVATDTDKCSDIGNDTLNANGSAVDAAIAAMFCLGVINMHSSGVGGGGVMLVYSRKLKNANVIDFRETAPAATTSDMFTGEDMSKRGRFAIAVPGEVHGQLRAWREYGRLPWKDLVQPAIDLASKGFPISTAVADALSEDMVEKIKEDKGLRELLLDKNDKPLKEGTIIKNEQYAMTLEKIRDNPESFYNGPLAKSISQDITELIPDEPKKGQVTEEDLRNYQTEIREPLESELVGMKMHLTPPPTSGAVLGLILNILKGYNMTSSARDGTDASVLTYHRIIEAFKFGYAWRSRLGDPDINMDKKINEIAQKMIDKQLGDKLRKLIQDDQTQDNVSYYARFYSDADYGTTHLAVLAKNGDAVSVTSTINHRFGCKFRSNLTGIIYNNQMADFDNPNDTEIDGVYPSVVNFPEPGKRPFSSLSAAILTDDKGDVQLIIGASGGKRITTAVSLVLMNMLWFGKDISQAVDDSRIHEELVPKMDVEVENNKDYRLPEDIQDGLRALGHNVTVAKETAFAVVQAVYRKPGEGIYAKSDPRKFGAPAGG from the exons ATGGTTAGCAG AAAGAAACTGATATGCATACTAGTAGTGGTTGGGTTTGTGGTATGTATTGTGGTCGCACTGTCTGTTTTTCTTGGGTTGTACTTcacacaagagaaaaaagaagagaagcGCTCTTCTTTGGGTGGACCCTATTCAATACAGGCAGTTGCTACGGACACTGACAAATGTTCCGATATTGGCAATGATACCCTGAACGCAAACGGTTCGGCCGTAGACGCAGCCATCGCCGCTATGTTTTGTCTTGGAGTTATAAACATGCACTCTTCTGGAGTTGGTGGCGGTGGTGTGATGCTGGTTTACAGTCGAAAACTCAAGAACGCTAATGTTATCGACTTTAGGGAGACTGCTCCGGCAGCGACAACGTCTGATATGTTTACTGGGGAAGACATGTCTAAACGCG gccgTTTTGCTATCGCTGTCCCCGGGGAGGTTCACGGCCAATTGCGGGCGTGGAGGGAATACGGAAGATTACCTTGGAAGGATCTGGTCCAACCTGCCATCGATTTAGCCAGTAAAGGGTTTCCAATAAGCACCGCCGTTGCCGATGCCTTAAGTGAAGATAtggtagagaaaataaaagaggaTAAGGGGTTAAG GGAACTTCTCCTGGACAAAAATGATAAGCCTCTTAAAGAGGGGACAATAATCAAAAACGAACAGTACGCGATGACGCTGGAAAAAATTCGAGACAACCCCGAGTCTTTCTATAATGGGCCGCTAGCCAAGAGTATCTCACAAGATATAACAGAACTTATTCCAGATGAGCCAAAAAAGGGTCAAGTCACTGAAGAAGATCTGAGGAACTACCAGACAGAGATCAGGGAGCCCCTAGAAAGTGAACTGGTGGGGATGAAAATGCACCTCACTCCTCCCCCTACAAGTGGCGCTGTACTAGGTCTCATCTTAAATATACTGAAAG GTTACAATATGACTTCGTCGGCTCGTGATGGCACGGATGCCTCGGTGTTGACATATCATCGAATCATTGAAGCTTTCAAGTTTGGTTATGCTTGGCGAAGTCGACTTGGTGATCCTGATATTAATATGGATAAGAAAATAAACGAG ATTGCACAAAAGATGATAGATAAACAGCTGGGCGACAAGTTACGTAAGCTGATACAAGATGACCAAACACAAGACAACGTGTCTTACTACGCCCGCTTCTATTCTGATGCTGATTATGGAACCACACACCTGGCTGTTTTGGCCAAAAACGGTGATGCAGTTTCTGTAACATCCACTATAAATCATAG ATTTGGATGCAAGTTTCGATCCAACCTCACGGGGATTATATACAATAATCAGATGGCAGATTTTGATAATCCCAACGACACAGAGATTGATGGTGTTTATCCATCTGTGGTTAATTTTCCCGAGCCAGGCAAGCGGCCATTCTCGTCCCTGTCCGCCGCAATTTTAACAGACGATAAGGGTGACGTACAGCTTATTATTGGTGCGTCTGGCGGCAAAAGGATCACCACGGCTGTATCACTg GTGTTGATGAACATGCTGTGGTTTGGAAAGGACATATCACAGGCAGTGGACGATTCTCGAATTCACGAAGAACTTGTACCAAAAATGGATGTAgaagttgaaaacaacaaagACTATCGTCTTCCTGAGGACATACAAGATGGCTTAAGAGCGCTCGGACACAATGTAACGGTGGCCAAAGAAACTGCTTTTGCTGTGGTACAAGCTGTGTACCGAAAACCTGGAGAAGGCATTTATGCAAAGTCTGACCCAAGAAAATTTGGAGCTCCCGCGGGAGGCTAA